The following proteins are co-located in the Diaphorobacter sp. HDW4B genome:
- a CDS encoding malonyl-CoA synthase, whose product MSNNNLFSALRAAFPANLDETAIEATSPGGEPLNYTWRDLDRASARIANMLDSLKLPEGSRVAVQVEKSVEAVLLYLATLRSGYVFLPLNTAYQSAEIEYFVGNAEPAVVVCTPNNFGWVSKIAFKAGCEYVFTLGEDRNGTLLERSTHFGDEHQPVEKQADDLAAILYTSGTTGRSKGAMLTHGNLLSNAVMLKDYWGWKQGDVLIHALPIFHVHGLFVAIHGALINGSKMIWMAKFDPKAVIAAMPRATVFMGVPTLYVRMLAEPALTKQQASHMRLFIAGSAPLLIETFKEWQDRTGFTILERYGMSETIMLTSNPYAADARFGNQDERRGSTVGFPLPDVGLRVVDDAGKELPKGEIGNIQVKGPNVFKGYWRMPEKTKEEFSADGWFKTGDVGKVDERDYVSIVGRSKDLIISGGYNVYPAEIEGYINDMPGVAESALVGVPHPDFGEVGVAVIIPKPGVTLDGDDIIAKLKSQLANFKIPKRCFVTTELPRNTMGKVQKNLLREQHKGLFAR is encoded by the coding sequence ATGTCCAACAACAACCTGTTTTCCGCGCTGCGCGCAGCGTTTCCTGCGAATCTCGACGAGACCGCCATTGAAGCGACTTCTCCGGGCGGCGAGCCGCTGAACTACACGTGGCGCGACCTCGACCGCGCGAGCGCGCGCATCGCCAACATGCTGGACTCGCTGAAGCTGCCCGAGGGCAGCCGCGTGGCGGTGCAGGTCGAGAAGTCGGTCGAAGCCGTGCTGCTGTATCTGGCCACGCTGCGTTCGGGCTATGTGTTCCTGCCGCTGAACACCGCCTACCAGAGCGCCGAGATCGAATACTTCGTCGGCAATGCCGAGCCCGCCGTGGTGGTGTGCACGCCGAACAATTTCGGCTGGGTTTCCAAGATCGCCTTCAAGGCCGGTTGCGAATATGTGTTCACACTGGGCGAAGACCGCAACGGCACGCTGCTGGAGCGTTCCACGCATTTCGGCGACGAGCATCAGCCCGTGGAAAAGCAGGCCGACGATCTGGCCGCGATTCTCTACACCAGCGGCACGACGGGCCGCAGCAAGGGCGCGATGCTCACGCACGGCAATCTGCTGTCGAACGCGGTGATGCTCAAGGATTATTGGGGCTGGAAGCAGGGCGACGTGCTGATCCACGCGCTGCCGATCTTCCACGTGCACGGCCTGTTCGTGGCGATCCATGGCGCGCTGATCAACGGCAGCAAGATGATCTGGATGGCCAAGTTCGATCCCAAGGCCGTCATCGCCGCCATGCCGCGCGCGACCGTGTTCATGGGCGTGCCGACGCTGTACGTGCGCATGCTGGCCGAACCCGCTCTCACCAAGCAGCAGGCCAGCCACATGCGATTGTTCATCGCCGGCTCCGCGCCGTTGCTCATCGAGACCTTCAAGGAATGGCAGGACCGCACGGGCTTCACGATTCTGGAGCGCTACGGCATGAGCGAAACCATCATGCTGACGTCCAACCCCTACGCGGCCGATGCACGTTTCGGCAACCAGGACGAGCGTCGTGGCTCGACCGTGGGCTTTCCGTTGCCGGATGTGGGTCTGCGCGTGGTGGACGACGCGGGCAAGGAACTGCCCAAGGGCGAGATCGGCAACATCCAGGTCAAGGGCCCGAACGTGTTCAAGGGCTACTGGCGCATGCCCGAGAAGACCAAGGAAGAGTTCAGCGCCGACGGCTGGTTCAAGACTGGCGACGTGGGCAAGGTCGATGAGCGCGACTACGTGAGCATCGTGGGCCGCAGCAAGGACCTGATCATCAGCGGCGGCTACAATGTCTATCCCGCCGAGATCGAGGGCTACATCAACGACATGCCCGGCGTGGCCGAGAGCGCGCTGGTCGGCGTGCCGCACCCGGACTTCGGCGAAGTCGGCGTGGCGGTGATCATCCCCAAGCCGGGCGTGACGCTCGACGGCGACGACATCATCGCCAAACTGAAGTCGCAGCTCGCGAACTTCAAGATCCCCAAGCGCTGCTTCGTCACCACCGAGCTGCCGCGCAACACCATGGGCAAGGTGCAGAAGAATCTGCTGCGCGAACAGCACAAGGGCCTGTTCGCGCGCTGA
- a CDS encoding FMN-binding negative transcriptional regulator yields the protein MYIPAHFAENRPDQLQRVIREHPLGTLVTHTDDGLDADHLPFEFDPSVGEHGQLIAHVARANPVWQRCPTGTPVMVIFRGAESYISPNWYPSKHETHRLVPTWNYEVVHAHGVLTIRDDERFVRRVVALLTRKHEAAEPKPWKMGDSSPEFINGMLQNIVGIEIAITSLVGKSKLSQNREARDLAGAADALQARGATELAELMRPAK from the coding sequence ATGTACATCCCCGCCCACTTCGCCGAAAATCGGCCCGACCAATTGCAACGCGTCATTCGCGAGCACCCGTTGGGCACGCTGGTCACGCATACGGACGATGGGCTGGATGCCGATCATCTGCCGTTCGAGTTCGACCCCAGTGTGGGCGAGCATGGCCAGCTCATCGCCCATGTCGCGCGCGCCAATCCGGTCTGGCAGCGCTGCCCTACAGGCACACCGGTGATGGTGATCTTTCGCGGAGCCGAGTCCTACATCTCGCCCAACTGGTATCCGAGCAAGCACGAGACGCACCGCCTCGTGCCAACCTGGAACTACGAAGTGGTGCACGCACATGGCGTGCTGACGATTCGCGATGACGAGCGTTTTGTGCGGCGCGTGGTGGCGCTGCTCACGCGCAAGCATGAAGCTGCCGAGCCCAAGCCGTGGAAGATGGGCGACTCATCCCCCGAGTTCATCAACGGCATGCTGCAGAACATCGTCGGCATCGAGATCGCCATCACCTCGCTGGTGGGCAAATCCAAGCTGAGCCAGAACCGCGAGGCGCGCGATCTGGCAGGTGCCGCAGACGCGCTGCAGGCACGCGGAGCAACCGAACTGGCGGAGCTGATGCGCCCCGCCAAGTGA
- a CDS encoding malonyl-CoA decarboxylase, producing MNAATTWLSRNVARLMGGDSKTSESTSEKASAKDSGAPRSTHDRLEATLRRGNEALSPRALRRVLTDLQEVVAPRVSEIEGGRRAEAVASWYAEASPEERHDLWLLMCEQFTPDASRVKNAQQKYEAAVGTPDAPQAEAQLRRVLTSPRTRLLQRFAAFPNGMRFLVDLRAELLPHLKGDKRLMPLEAELEQLFATWFDIAFLELQRLSWDSPASLIEKLIKYEAVHDIRSWADLKNRLDSDRRCYGFFHPRLPNEPLIFVEVALVTDISASITPLLDESAEAADLSKATTAIFYSISNTQTGLRGVSFGDSLIKHVVETLTAEFPKLKRFATLSPIPGFRSWLGKNCAQQLELLDEKRLAELGRVVGFEPPQAAHVLAAADANALELDAKSPVRQFVTECAARYLGRGMVDDKPIDPVARFHLGNGARVERLNWAGDPSSKGMKQSFGMMVNYLYDLKKLDKHRSMLHEGRVPVSSEIDTLCRD from the coding sequence ATGAATGCCGCTACCACCTGGTTGTCCCGCAACGTCGCCCGTCTGATGGGCGGGGACTCGAAAACGTCCGAATCCACTTCTGAAAAAGCCTCGGCCAAGGATTCGGGTGCGCCGCGCTCGACCCATGACCGGCTCGAAGCCACACTGCGTCGTGGCAACGAAGCCCTGTCGCCGCGTGCGCTGCGGCGCGTGTTGACGGATCTGCAGGAAGTCGTCGCGCCGCGCGTGAGCGAAATCGAAGGCGGTCGCCGCGCCGAGGCGGTGGCCAGTTGGTACGCCGAAGCCTCGCCCGAGGAGCGCCACGATCTCTGGCTGCTGATGTGCGAGCAGTTCACGCCCGATGCATCGCGCGTGAAGAATGCGCAGCAGAAATACGAAGCCGCTGTCGGCACGCCCGACGCGCCGCAGGCCGAAGCCCAACTGCGCCGCGTGCTGACGTCGCCGCGCACGCGCCTGTTGCAGCGTTTTGCGGCGTTTCCGAACGGCATGCGTTTTCTGGTCGATCTGCGTGCCGAGCTGCTGCCGCATCTGAAGGGCGACAAGCGCCTGATGCCGCTGGAGGCTGAACTGGAGCAGTTGTTCGCCACTTGGTTCGACATCGCGTTTCTGGAGCTGCAGCGCCTGTCCTGGGACTCGCCCGCGTCGCTCATCGAAAAGCTCATCAAGTACGAGGCCGTGCACGACATCCGCAGCTGGGCCGATCTGAAGAACCGCCTCGACAGCGACCGCCGCTGCTACGGCTTCTTCCATCCGCGTCTGCCCAACGAGCCGCTGATCTTTGTGGAAGTGGCGCTGGTCACCGACATTTCCGCCAGCATCACGCCGCTGCTGGACGAATCCGCCGAAGCTGCCGACCTGAGCAAGGCGACGACCGCGATCTTCTACTCGATCAGCAACACGCAGACCGGCCTGCGCGGCGTGAGCTTCGGCGATTCGCTGATCAAGCATGTGGTGGAAACGCTGACCGCAGAGTTCCCCAAACTCAAGCGCTTTGCGACGCTGTCGCCGATTCCGGGCTTCCGTTCGTGGCTGGGCAAGAACTGCGCGCAGCAACTCGAATTGCTCGATGAAAAGCGTCTGGCTGAGCTGGGCAGGGTGGTGGGTTTTGAGCCACCGCAGGCCGCGCATGTGCTGGCCGCAGCGGACGCCAATGCGCTGGAGCTCGATGCGAAATCGCCCGTGCGCCAGTTCGTCACCGAATGCGCGGCGCGCTATCTGGGACGCGGCATGGTGGACGACAAGCCGATCGATCCCGTAGCGCGTTTTCACCTCGGCAATGGTGCGCGCGTGGAGCGCCTGAACTGGGCAGGCGACCCGTCGTCCAAGGGCATGAAGCAGTCGTTCGGGATGATGGTGAATTACCTCTACGACCTGAAAAAGCTCGACAAGCACCGCAGCATGCTGCACGAAGGCCGCGTGCCGGTTTCCAGCGAAATCGACACGCTGTGCCGCGATTGA
- a CDS encoding tripartite tricarboxylate transporter substrate binding protein yields the protein MPGNNAFQADPTMGAIGNLQRRDVLRAAGAAGLMMAGAGRSFAADPAAASWPSKPVTVVVPFPAGGGTDAFARPLAAQFSKSTGKSLIIDNRGGAGGTVGASIAAKLPHDGYGLFMGAVHHAIAPSMYPKLDYDIEKDFVPLALLAKVPQVIVVNPRNVTAKDFKEFLAMLKAKPGKYNYGSAGSGTSHHLAGELFKLQTNTFITHIPYRGAGPALQDLIGGNVDMMFDGLGSSAAHIKGGRIKPMLVSGAKRNPALPDVPCAAEVGLPDYTVSTWYGLWAPKGTSPEMAARIVDEFNKLGQAEEVKAAWASNGAEFGGLSSQDFGKMVSGEVKRWAQVVKASGAKLE from the coding sequence ATGCCAGGCAACAACGCATTCCAGGCAGATCCCACCATGGGCGCAATCGGCAACCTGCAGCGTCGCGACGTGCTGCGCGCAGCCGGTGCAGCCGGTTTGATGATGGCGGGCGCGGGCCGCAGTTTCGCGGCCGACCCTGCCGCTGCAAGCTGGCCGAGCAAGCCGGTGACCGTGGTCGTTCCTTTCCCGGCCGGGGGCGGCACGGACGCCTTTGCGCGCCCGCTCGCAGCGCAGTTCTCCAAATCCACGGGCAAGTCGCTGATCATCGACAACCGTGGTGGCGCGGGCGGTACCGTGGGCGCGAGCATTGCCGCCAAGCTGCCGCATGACGGCTATGGCCTGTTCATGGGCGCGGTGCACCATGCGATTGCGCCGTCGATGTATCCCAAGCTCGACTACGACATCGAAAAGGACTTTGTGCCACTTGCACTGCTGGCCAAGGTGCCGCAGGTCATCGTGGTCAATCCCCGCAACGTGACTGCCAAGGATTTCAAAGAGTTCCTCGCCATGCTCAAGGCCAAGCCCGGCAAGTACAACTATGGCTCGGCAGGCTCCGGCACGTCGCACCATCTGGCGGGTGAACTGTTCAAGCTGCAGACCAACACCTTCATCACGCACATCCCGTACCGCGGCGCAGGCCCGGCGCTGCAGGATCTGATCGGCGGCAACGTGGACATGATGTTCGACGGCCTGGGCTCCTCCGCCGCGCACATCAAGGGCGGGCGCATCAAGCCGATGCTGGTTTCCGGTGCCAAGCGCAACCCCGCGCTGCCGGATGTTCCGTGCGCCGCCGAAGTGGGTCTGCCCGACTACACCGTGTCCACTTGGTACGGCCTCTGGGCCCCCAAGGGCACATCACCCGAAATGGCCGCGCGCATCGTCGACGAGTTCAACAAGCTCGGTCAGGCCGAAGAAGTGAAGGCCGCCTGGGCCAGCAACGGCGCAGAATTCGGCGGCCTCTCGTCGCAGGACTTTGGCAAGATGGTCAGCGGTGAAGTCAAGCGCTGGGCACAGGTGGTGAAGGCTTCGGGGGCGAAGCTGGAGTGA
- a CDS encoding GntR family transcriptional regulator: MRTLANSMHDQVAERLRELIFDGTLAPGSFLDEVRLCEQLEISRTPLREALKVLVAEGLARHEPRRGCFVAQITERDVDEIFPVIGLLEGRAAFEATQKATQADINALEALHERLQRHADAGDINEYYAANLAIHEAFITLADNRWLAQSIGDLRKILRLARLQQLHAPGRLDNSLHEHQDVFAALKRRDADAAEQAMRHHLFAQREALRELARLHSSRIAL, from the coding sequence ATGCGCACGCTAGCCAACTCCATGCACGATCAGGTCGCTGAAAGACTGCGGGAACTGATCTTCGACGGGACGCTCGCCCCCGGCAGCTTTCTCGATGAGGTGCGGCTGTGCGAGCAGCTTGAAATCTCGCGCACGCCGCTGCGAGAAGCTTTGAAGGTGTTGGTGGCCGAAGGGCTGGCCCGGCACGAGCCGCGCCGTGGCTGCTTTGTCGCCCAGATCACCGAGCGCGATGTGGACGAGATTTTTCCGGTGATCGGCCTGCTCGAAGGCCGCGCCGCGTTCGAGGCCACGCAGAAGGCGACGCAGGCCGACATCAACGCGCTCGAAGCGCTGCATGAGCGCCTGCAGCGTCACGCCGACGCGGGCGACATCAACGAATACTACGCGGCCAATCTGGCGATTCACGAAGCCTTCATCACGCTGGCCGACAACCGCTGGCTTGCGCAGAGCATTGGTGATCTGCGCAAGATTCTTCGCCTCGCACGGCTGCAGCAACTGCATGCGCCGGGGCGGCTGGACAACAGCCTTCATGAACATCAGGACGTGTTCGCCGCACTCAAGCGCCGCGACGCCGATGCCGCCGAACAGGCCATGCGCCACCACCTTTTTGCCCAACGAGAGGCGCTGCGCGAGCTGGCGCGCCTCCATTCGTCCCGGATTGCCCTATGA
- a CDS encoding enoyl-CoA hydratase/isomerase family protein, with translation MTPELHLQNHVATITLKRPDVANRLAPEDLPVIISHVQKINASDDVRVVVLRSEGKYFCSGYDISEVQNSQEKGSSFGEMVDAIEQCRAVTIAVVHGGVYGGATDMALACDFRVGASAAEMFMPAARLGLHFYQAGLERYVTRLGLDTAKRLFLTCERLNADEMKSCGFLTHLVQPEALESTVSTLTDTLSAMAPLPLFGMKKHLNLIARGQHDADAIARDVFQTVHSDDLKEGGTAWREKRKPVFKGR, from the coding sequence ATGACGCCCGAGTTGCACCTGCAAAATCACGTTGCCACCATTACCCTCAAGCGGCCCGATGTCGCCAATCGGCTCGCGCCCGAGGATCTGCCAGTCATCATTTCGCACGTTCAGAAGATCAACGCATCTGACGACGTGCGCGTGGTGGTGTTGCGCAGCGAAGGCAAGTATTTTTGCAGTGGCTATGATATATCAGAGGTGCAAAACAGTCAGGAGAAAGGCAGCAGCTTTGGCGAGATGGTGGATGCCATCGAGCAGTGCCGCGCGGTGACCATTGCGGTGGTGCACGGCGGTGTTTACGGCGGTGCGACCGACATGGCACTGGCCTGCGACTTTCGCGTGGGCGCGAGCGCGGCGGAGATGTTCATGCCGGCGGCGCGCCTTGGGCTGCACTTCTATCAGGCGGGGCTGGAGCGTTATGTCACGCGGCTGGGGCTGGACACGGCCAAGCGGCTGTTTCTCACCTGCGAGCGGTTGAATGCCGACGAAATGAAATCCTGCGGTTTTCTCACGCATCTGGTTCAGCCGGAGGCGCTCGAGAGCACCGTTTCCACATTGACGGACACGCTCAGCGCGATGGCACCGCTGCCGCTGTTCGGCATGAAAAAGCATCTGAATTTGATCGCACGCGGTCAGCACGACGCGGACGCGATTGCGCGCGATGTGTTCCAGACCGTGCATTCGGACGATTTGAAAGAGGGCGGCACCGCCTGGCGCGAAAAGCGCAAACCGGTCTTCAAAGGGCGCTGA
- a CDS encoding CaiB/BaiF CoA-transferase family protein, producing the protein MNATAIGLPLEGITVVDLTRVLAGPMCTQTLGDLGARVIKVEQPEVGDDSRAIGPFVDGTSAYFMSVNRNKESIALHLKADADRQIFESLLAKADVLVENYRPGTMEKLGYGWDELHARFPKLIFVSISGFGQTGPYREKPAYDMVVQAMSGMMSVTGSADSGPCRVGVSIGDLGAGLYAVIGTQSALLRRARTGQGERVDVSMLDCQMALLENPVARLSATGSVPGPIGSRHPSMAPFDVYAAQDGWFVIAVGSDVLFKKLCGLLELPDLAADPRFTTNAERCKHQAELKVLLEECLVLQPRAHWLRIFSDHGVPTGEYHSVAEAVAHPQIAARGMMASVQAPGGAELRVASNPLMAGLGADSVVRRNPPALDGDRERILRDFVDAA; encoded by the coding sequence ATGAACGCGACGGCCATCGGCTTGCCGCTGGAAGGCATTACCGTCGTTGACCTCACGCGCGTGCTGGCCGGACCCATGTGCACGCAGACGCTGGGCGATCTGGGGGCGCGGGTGATCAAGGTCGAGCAGCCCGAGGTGGGCGACGATTCGCGCGCCATCGGTCCGTTTGTGGACGGCACATCGGCGTACTTCATGTCGGTGAACCGGAACAAGGAATCGATTGCGCTGCACCTCAAGGCGGATGCGGATCGGCAGATCTTCGAGAGCCTGCTCGCCAAGGCGGATGTGCTGGTCGAGAACTACCGGCCTGGCACGATGGAAAAGCTCGGCTACGGCTGGGACGAGCTTCATGCGCGCTTTCCGAAGTTGATCTTCGTGTCGATCTCGGGCTTCGGCCAGACCGGCCCGTACCGCGAAAAGCCCGCCTACGACATGGTTGTGCAGGCCATGAGCGGCATGATGAGCGTGACCGGCAGTGCCGATTCCGGCCCGTGCCGCGTGGGCGTGTCGATTGGCGATCTCGGCGCGGGGCTGTATGCGGTGATCGGCACGCAGTCGGCCTTGCTGCGTCGTGCCCGCACAGGGCAGGGTGAGCGCGTGGATGTCTCCATGCTCGATTGCCAGATGGCGCTCCTGGAGAATCCGGTGGCGCGCCTGTCGGCCACGGGCAGCGTGCCGGGGCCGATCGGCTCGCGTCACCCGTCGATGGCGCCGTTCGATGTCTACGCTGCGCAGGATGGCTGGTTCGTGATTGCGGTGGGCAGCGATGTGCTGTTCAAGAAGCTGTGTGGCCTGCTGGAGTTGCCTGATTTGGCTGCCGACCCGCGTTTCACCACCAATGCCGAGCGCTGCAAGCACCAGGCCGAGCTCAAGGTTTTGCTCGAAGAGTGCCTTGTTTTGCAGCCGCGCGCGCACTGGCTCCGTATTTTCTCTGACCACGGCGTGCCCACAGGTGAATATCATTCGGTGGCGGAAGCGGTGGCGCATCCGCAGATTGCGGCGCGCGGCATGATGGCGAGCGTGCAGGCACCGGGCGGTGCCGAGCTGCGGGTGGCCTCGAATCCGCTGATGGCCGGCTTGGGTGCCGATTCTGTGGTGCGGCGCAATCCGCCTGCGCTGGACGGCGACCGGGAACGCATACTGCGTGACTTTGTGGATGCGGCCTGA
- a CDS encoding GntR family transcriptional regulator: MQDRIRLALEHDLRSGTLLPGDPIDEQELCERFQASRTPVREALLLLSAKGMISILPRSGIYVRQLELRELIAMMEGVGELEGVVARLAANRINNEQKEHLKQALEDTRACANSADSIGYEQANVRLHDLIYQSSGNTYIVEQTREARLRVAPYRGKMFEKPERLLRSQAEHEAVVAAIINGDSEGAAEAMRNHISAGGRAFADMVLAPPVQQGLQPKRRKRKA, from the coding sequence ATGCAGGACAGGATCCGTCTGGCGTTGGAGCACGACCTGCGCAGCGGCACCCTCCTGCCGGGAGACCCCATCGACGAACAGGAACTGTGCGAACGTTTCCAGGCATCCCGCACGCCCGTCCGCGAAGCCTTGTTGCTGCTGTCCGCCAAGGGGATGATCAGCATCCTGCCGCGCTCCGGCATCTATGTACGCCAGCTGGAACTGCGCGAACTGATCGCCATGATGGAAGGCGTTGGAGAACTCGAAGGCGTGGTCGCGCGCCTGGCAGCCAACCGCATCAACAACGAGCAGAAAGAACACCTCAAACAAGCGCTGGAAGATACCCGCGCCTGTGCAAACTCAGCAGACTCCATTGGCTACGAGCAGGCCAATGTCCGCCTGCATGATTTGATATATCAATCAAGCGGAAACACCTACATCGTCGAGCAGACCCGCGAAGCCCGCCTGCGCGTCGCCCCCTATCGCGGAAAGATGTTCGAGAAGCCCGAACGCCTGCTGCGCTCCCAGGCTGAACACGAAGCCGTGGTGGCCGCCATCATCAACGGCGACAGCGAAGGCGCAGCAGAAGCCATGCGCAACCACATCTCCGCCGGAGGACGCGCTTTCGCCGACATGGTCTTGGCACCGCCTGTGCAGCAAGGACTCCAGCCCAAAAGACGCAAGCGCAAGGCTTGA
- a CDS encoding universal stress protein, whose product MYKRILIATDGSPLSDKAVESGLGLAALSGASIVALKVVPRYPRSYFEGSAPLNRDEVKQVEQRWTDAALAELGEIKKMGAEQGTSVKSVVAKSELIAESIISAATKNNCDLIVMASHGRKGIKRVLLGSETQHVLTHSHIPVLVLR is encoded by the coding sequence ATGTACAAGCGCATCCTGATAGCCACTGACGGCTCCCCTCTGTCCGACAAGGCGGTCGAATCCGGCCTTGGCCTGGCAGCGCTGAGTGGCGCTTCCATCGTTGCACTCAAGGTGGTGCCACGCTATCCACGCAGCTACTTCGAAGGCAGCGCGCCCTTGAACCGCGATGAGGTCAAGCAGGTCGAGCAGCGCTGGACCGACGCGGCTCTGGCCGAACTGGGCGAAATCAAGAAGATGGGCGCGGAGCAAGGCACCTCGGTCAAGTCCGTCGTCGCCAAGTCCGAACTGATCGCCGAAAGCATCATCTCGGCTGCGACCAAGAACAACTGCGACCTGATCGTCATGGCCTCCCACGGTCGCAAGGGCATCAAGCGCGTGCTGCTGGGCAGCGAAACCCAGCACGTGCTGACGCATTCGCACATTCCGGTGCTGGTTCTGCGCTGA
- a CDS encoding tripartite tricarboxylate transporter substrate binding protein, with the protein MKLKTAFAAAMTALACASAFAQGGAYPNRPITLIVGFPPGGGADSVARIVSEKLGRVLNQSVIVDNRAGAGTTIASDLVARAQPDGYTLLLATPSLYGSDQLLYKSARYDGEKSFTPVARWAYSPMLLAVKKDFPENSVQGLIAQARKNPGKLSYSSSGTGVVTHLAGASFAQAAGIDMLHVPFKGGAPSIQAVGAGDVDMTFGTPPSVLPIAQGGKLRLLAVTTTERSPLFPDLPGMKESGINDFNFTIAYSLYGPAKLPAEVVQKLAEVSFQVLRDPEVKAKLEKQGNIAWPTKTADEFRTWAVTEGKKYKVITERSGAVGATN; encoded by the coding sequence ATGAAGTTGAAGACTGCCTTCGCGGCGGCAATGACCGCGCTCGCCTGTGCATCTGCCTTTGCCCAGGGCGGAGCCTATCCGAACCGACCGATCACGCTGATCGTCGGCTTCCCGCCCGGCGGTGGCGCGGACTCGGTGGCGCGCATCGTGAGCGAAAAGCTCGGCCGTGTGCTCAATCAATCGGTGATCGTGGACAACCGCGCCGGTGCGGGCACGACGATCGCGTCCGATCTGGTGGCGCGTGCGCAGCCCGACGGCTACACCTTGCTGCTGGCGACACCCAGCTTGTACGGCTCCGACCAGCTGCTCTACAAGAGCGCGCGCTATGACGGCGAAAAGAGCTTCACCCCGGTGGCGCGTTGGGCGTATTCGCCGATGCTGCTGGCGGTGAAGAAGGACTTCCCCGAGAACTCGGTGCAGGGCCTGATTGCGCAGGCGCGCAAGAATCCGGGCAAGCTCAGCTATTCGTCTTCCGGCACGGGCGTTGTCACGCATCTGGCGGGGGCGTCGTTTGCGCAGGCGGCGGGCATCGACATGCTGCATGTGCCGTTCAAGGGCGGCGCGCCGTCGATTCAGGCGGTGGGCGCGGGCGATGTGGACATGACCTTCGGCACGCCGCCTTCGGTTCTGCCGATAGCGCAGGGCGGCAAGCTGCGTCTGCTGGCGGTCACGACCACGGAGCGCTCGCCGTTGTTTCCTGATCTGCCCGGCATGAAGGAGTCCGGCATCAACGACTTCAATTTCACCATCGCCTATTCGCTGTATGGCCCTGCCAAGCTGCCCGCCGAAGTGGTGCAGAAGCTCGCGGAAGTGAGCTTCCAGGTGCTGCGGGACCCCGAAGTGAAGGCCAAGCTGGAAAAGCAGGGCAACATCGCCTGGCCGACGAAGACGGCCGACGAGTTCCGCACTTGGGCGGTCACCGAAGGCAAGAAATACAAGGTGATCACGGAGCGCTCGGGCGCGGTGGGAGCCACCAATTGA